Below is a genomic region from Amyelois transitella isolate CPQ chromosome Z, ilAmyTran1.1, whole genome shotgun sequence.
TAACCACGACTCCTGTTCCATAAACAAATCGCAAAATGGAATCTTATAGTTTTAggcatttaaaactaaaacaaaatcgATATAAATCGATGCAGCggtttttcatacaaattttttacatataatagaCTTTGGGGACGGTTTAAAAATACGCCATGCTTGTTTCTTTCTTGTACCAACTCATATTAATCTGATCTGATATTTACCTGTTAGTTTGTTTAAAACAGGAATGGTGTCAAATACTGCACATCATCACGAACTACTTCATGGTGACCAGCTACATCTGGATGTTTTGCGAAGGGCTCCATCTTCACATTGCCCTCGTTGTTGTAAGTgtccattattttatttttgagagTTACTAGCACTCGCagataatgtatgtttataacagAGATAGAGTTTTCAGGATCTGTTCAGAATATCTGAATATTAGcacttacaaacaaaacacaatcaaagCCACTTTATACTATTAGTATAAAAGTATAGACATGATGTCGTCCGCGAGTTTTCGACGTCGacagaaaatgctcatcaggttgacgacttttacttacgttcaatTTCCATAATTCTCGTAGTTTGGTTGGGTTATAAGAGTTCTTTTTCAGGTGTTCTATTCTccaagatgaataatttcgaCCAGGCTAGGTATTAcctaccaaaaaaaatattacaaaataaaaagttaattaagttttatttacaattagtcattcaatattttttctttttagattAATTATCTTATATGTAACTCAAACGATCACACTTATATGTTTACTCGACTTTACAAAATACTTTTGCCACAGCACAACAGAGTAGTTTAGGACAAATCTAACGCACATctggaataataataatagaaagttATCAATGTTAAATGGAATAATttaacattcataactttctatAATTTATTGGTTCGATGTGAAAATATAGGTTGATGTGAAGGCAACAAAATGTATCACAAacattaagataaaattttccTGGAGAGTATTCCAAAAACATATCAATATAAACAGGAATTAGAATTGTTTAATtacctttttaatttctaaaatgtattaagaagtttattttacaatttggaTGAAACTTGAAAGTACATTATACCGCAtcagaaaaacataaattttgccATTAATTAAAGCGAAATACAGTTCAAacattacgtctttatcctttacggaaAAGACAAACCctaataatcttgaaaagactttaaAGCTTCGTTCATCTTAGTGAAAAGATTTAAGTATAGAATGACTTGTTGCTACGTGGAAAACAACTTTTGTAACTTTTATAGAAacagtaattttaaaacagaatAGTCACGTAGTGAAACTATGACCAAAACTAAGATAGCTCAAAGTAGCCGCAACGACCCGTGAACAGAGCAGTGCAGGCATCGAGCCAGCCAGCTCTTCAGTGCTCTGTGGGCTCATGTTATAACTTCATAAGCATTATGCGCGCTTGGGTAAAGCGAGGGAAGATATTATGCAAATTCATGCAGCTTTTTATATGCCTAGTGAAAGTTATATACTGCTGATTCTGTGGAAAGAGGAACtggcataataatataaaagcaaGTTTTACTACTTTGATTAAGGGATGAACAGATAAGGCCAATTTGTCGTCTGGTAAAAGACTTGCGATTAGGCCTTGGCCCGgatagtaagtatttatttggtgtctacatattattatgtatgtttctataaattataaattatttttcataaggatgtataaaataaaaaaaaatataagtacttatagttTTGCTCCATAATCTGTCAatcagttatttataaatgctttAACTAAAATTGAGATATTTTCAGGTATTCGTAAAAGACGAGGTGGCTATGCGATGGTTCGTCTGCCTGGGCTGGGGGCTGTCTCTCATCATCGTGGCAGTTTACGCGATAGTCCGCTACAACACGCCTGGCGCCACTGAGCGGTGGGTAACCCTCCCGGAACTCAgtcttaaaaactaaatattaatcCTAAACACTATAGtacaaagttatgtacaacacagtaacatacctacatatcatgCCTTTACGCCTTACGAGGAAAAACTCAATATTCACAAGTATTAAGAGTGAACTCAATCTTTATGTTTAAAAGACTTAAATACACCAAGTTCATATCAGtgtatttataacaatttactGATTGAAGCTGAAATTCGATGTTTACCGCTTGGCAAAGCTAGAAAATAGGCCTCGTAAACTATAACACAACATCGTGTAGAATTCAGTTCAACGACTATTGCagataagaaatataaacCATTATCAGGAGttacacttaaaaaaattacgttgTTTAAAGGTGCTGGATGGACCAAAGTGATGCTTTCTGGATCATTACCGTGCCGGTTGTCATTTCTCTAGTGGCCTCCTTCGGTAAGTGGGCATATCCAATAATCCGTCTGAGTAGACTAATTTTGTCTTGTCATATTTATAGCCTGATAACGATAATCGAACATTACTTCTGATTACcaccaaagaaaaaaataatctttattttgatcatatagaaaagtattaaatataatacttatatttttgttctgtGTGATGTAAAAAAGCGACTAAATGGAGTACCTTAGCACTGTCACcgattttctttatattataagcaATATATTAATGTGTTTACGTGTTTTATAATTAGTAGATACCAACAtgattttacttataaaagaaacttaCAGTTTAGTTAACACATTAATATggataagtacctacctaaataattttctCTAATCTAGTCAGACCATATAAAAGTCTAAAGACTgttgaaataaaagttatgaCTAGTGCTGAAACGGAAGCCTATAAGTGGTTATTTGACCTTTTCTCTTATAAAGAATCGTATTTAGTAAGTTTTCATACGTACCTTTCTGTCTAAATTATGAAAGTGTATTAAACACAAGTCGTAAATGGCTAAATCATTTAAATCGTAACAAATGGTTTCTGACAGTCATTGTCGTTAGATTTATCTAGTGTTTTCTAAAAAATATGGCAGTCTCAaatcagtttatttttctctattAGAATTGAGTTTCTACTTTCTAAAAATACtcttaataaacataaactaCGATATATCTAGCAAGTTACACTCGTGATCCTAATAACAATGCTCTTAATGTTCAATGCAGTTCAGACAAATTCAATGTACCTCATAAATATTGTAGTCAATTGTAGAGAATCGATGAAACACCTGACGTCATCACTGTCTGCTCTAGCTTGGCTTTCCTGTATTTATGTGTTTATAAATGTACAATCCTGAGCATATAATGTGACTCATGTGTTTACATTCCTACGAAATAATCTACGCATTTGTAATCGCCTATACATCGTGATTCatggataaatatttaaataaaatacattaaaaggCCAAAATTAATAACCATTTCTCAAAAAAAGCTGATTGTCACTGAGGTAATATGGATCTCGGCAACTTGTGGGCCAGGTGTTTCGCTGTTTTGATAAGCTTTTCAGATGTACTTTGGTACAGCTAAAGCTAGGTTTCTTAAAGAACATAGGATTGTTTGTTATTACGCAGACCCTTTGCTTCTTCTTACATAGTTGAGCCCAAAGCAAGGACAAACGTATGAAGTGTCATGTTAACGCAATTTGTATTTGTAGAGCTCACGTCTGTAGGCACATTAAAGAAGCTAATTTATGAGGGCACCTGAAACGGGGAATTAGAGGGACGCAAGGGCAGGACACGGGACGTGAGTGAGTCGAATTACGCCAGGGTCTTGTTCAAATACTTGTTACTTAAATGTGGAGTCCAGGGGAAGGTTAATGTGTTTTAATTCATCGTTCCTCCAAGTTCACTTAGAACTtgttattaagtatattttattaccacCGAGCTGATATTCTCGtaatatttaacattattttattttgctgaaGAACTTTATTTGCAGTGTTTCTTATCAACGTGGTCCGTGTTCTACTCACCAAGCTGCATCCTGCTCCCAATCACCACACTTCTTTAGCTGCAAGGAAAGCGACAAGAGCAGCCCTTATTcttgtaagtaaatttttaatttgtcattcCTTTTTCGTGTCTTAAGATCGTGGACAGCGTATCTGTAGATCATCTATCGTAAATTGATATAAACTTCAGCAGTTGTTGGCGATCTTCATAACTCATCGGATTACCAAAGTTCACACGAGTGACTAAATGTGACTCATGAAACTTCAGGATTAACCTAGTACGGGCTTTGGTAACCACGCTTACCATGAGATATGTCATATACCTGTTTTTCTACTTCAcaaaaaaacaagataaagaaaaaataaataaagacaatGCTcggcatttaaaaaaaaaatcttaaaatcaGGTAATTGCTATGCACCCACATGTCTTCCACCGGAATTGATGAAAAACAATCTGAGAAGGCGCAAAAATAACCGttgataaaaatctataaataagttaatCAATGATCGATAGCATAGCAACGGTAATGCGTCAATAACTACTTCTAGATATAAAACGTGTTGTTCAAAAGGTATCGCTTTAATCCAAGGAAGCGAATGATACAAAGTCCCCCCACTTGATTGATTGAATCAGTAGAACATTTTCTCTTTTTCCTTGAAATAAAAAGTCCCTAAAGCTACTCTGACAGTATAAAACCAGTTACGCAAATctgctttaataaaataatagtcggacttttacttaaatattcgATTAGTGCGACCAATTTCAAACCTTcctaatttaaacaataaagaaaaatttgtgTCGAATGATTTTTACTCTGTTATAATAGAAAATTGATGGAAAAAATGAATCAAAACGAGGTAGACCAACACTTAGAACaagattgtatgtatattcaatTACTTAGAACAAGATTGTTTGATAttcaatttaaacatacatacatacatatggtcacgtctatatcccttgcgggttagacagagccaacagtcttgaaaagactgaatggccacgtttagctatttggcttaatgatagaattgagattcaaatagtgacaggttgctagcccatcgcctaaaagtggaatcccaagtttataagcctatcccttagtcgccttttacgacatccatgggaaagagatggagtggttctattctttttgtaatggcCGGGAACTTGctttatttaagaatttattgaaatatgaatttatatttacaaattcccGTATGATTCCATCTGCTGGGCTCGCAAtagatacaataattttagtttttgtttcttagaTTCCTTTGTTTGGGCTACACTTCATATTGATTCCGTTGCGGCCGTCGCCGGACACACCCGGGGAAAAAACCTATCAAGTTGTATCAGCTCTTCTTACTAGCCTACAGGTATATGCGAGTCACTTTTCTTacacatacgagtataataaaacatagcGTATAAAGCGAAGAACTGACAGTCATTGGGTCAGAAAACATGGCGACCATCAGCAAACGAATCGTGACAAACCTGGCATTAATCCTCCGATCCAAATCATCCTCTCATATTAAATGGAAAAAGAGGTAACGTGGATAGCCAAGTacctaacttaaaaaaatttatatttaataatactttgAGAAATTTCAAATTGATGACTAGTCCGTCTGCTCGCTTGGGAACTGCACGTTCAGTTGCCgttgacataaataatataaatatagtaatacacatttataatactgaCTCAACCTGGTTCTTTTTTCATATCAacgtaatttttcatttaacgcAACTCTTTGTGGATATTGTGTagtcttattataaaatactctaaaatcataaaaatttaaatagtatgAGACTACTCCGATTTATATGTTTGAAAcattatttctgttttttcttttttgtttaacaTTTAGTTTTCGATATCAAAAATAGATTTTGGTACCAGGTGTACAATGGGCAATGCCAAAAGTCCTCTCCAGATTGAATTAATGGTAAGCCTCTGCTTAAAATTAATGTCACAAATACTTTCAAACTTTCGCATAATAAGTCTAAGTTAGGAAGTGCTGGTGAGTGTACAATTTGTAGATCATGGTAAACCACATGTATAGATTGCCACAAATATAGGATAGTATGGGGAAAATGGTATATGAAGAATTTAATACGTACAAAATATCACTTAAGCTCGATAGCTCGTGTAgctaagattcaaatagacaaggttgctagccttctTAAAATCTtacaataaatctttaattgcTTGGATTGACATAAACAATTTACGTGGGAAGAGAAACACATTTTGTATGTTACTTCGCTTTTAGACTAGAATAAATTTAGTGTTTAACACTGAATTTATTCTAGTAGCAATGAGTTTAAGTCAAAAACATTTTAGATATGAATGACATCAGTAACGTAAAGCTGATAACCGTCCTGAACAAATCGAATCGGTTCGAGcgtaaatttacatattttcataatgGTTAAATCCTATCATATGCTTGCCTCCAAATGATGTAGATAGTAATATAAACCatattattccaaatttacataattaactAAAAGTATAAATTTGGACCTTTGGACACGAAGATTAGTTAGtgcatttacatacatatttgtatgtaaatacactAACTAATCTTCGCGTTTCTAAAATAGGTGCCACGCATTCATTATTAACAGCCTTACCTTACATATCATCAGACCTTCTACCACAAGTTTGGACTTTTcactagtttattatatttatcccTAAGAGGGTCCAACAATTTGTAACAATTTAAACTAATTATAAGGATTCAACGGTAGAATTTCATTTCAACTTTGATATGTAATTCTGAAATGTATCCTGAGACTACTATATAAGCGTCTCCAAATTGGGTTTTAACCCCTAAATAACAGATACCATAGTGATACAAATCTCCATCCAATCGCGCGTTGATATTGACGGAGATGGCATACGTTTTTGCAAAGTACTTCTTTAACTCTAAGttaaatatcattttatcAAGACCTTTTCGCTTTGTTATCTTTCATTTCGTAGCTGACCCCTTTTTCACCTAATTTAACTGGGTTTTATGAATGACAATGAGCGAAGATCCTCTAAAAGAATTGCTTAAAAGCAATTCATTAGAAATTGGagataataacatttttaagtaGATTCTGAAAAGCAAATTGAGTGCGCTCTACCATGCCGCTATGATAACTGAAACGATGATTAATtgcattcatttatttttaaagcggTTTCTCATCAGCTTTggcattgttatttttgatatgtaacatattgcggaataaaaataatgagtaCTTGATCATAAACCTTACCCGATAAAACCAAAAGTTTAGAGCAAttgtcaaaatatatatttttatacatttcaaaaattctgttaattaaaatgattctaaaaattttcaaatatgcctttattaataacaaaaccaCTTCAATGTagagaaattaaatatatcggTTTTAAATGTATGAGTAAAGTGTATTCAATCCCATCCAGGGTCTTTGTGTAGCCGTCCTTTTCTGCTTCACCAACCACGACGTGATGATAGCCACTAGGACGCTGCTCACCAGGATCCTGAGAACCAATGACGCCATTGCTTTAACAGGTTAGAAAGgcttgttttgaaaatactcaaaataatttttttacctcTGATAACGAAAATATGCCTATAGAAGGTAGGAGCGAATTCCCTCTACTAGCTACTTCTCTACCCCACTTAAACTtaatatcatatatttatatgtttttaacataatattattaatgagaATGACAGACAGAGTTCTGGTAAAAAATATGGACtactttttattgtgaaaaaagaaacgtcgcggacgaagtcgcggactaACGCTAGTTAActctttattcaaaatttaatttctatgaCCTTCCTCATTAACAGTCAACACTAGGAAGGGAATGGTCAATGCATCTCGATACGAGGTAATGTCgactaaaattgttttttttttataaatgtttttacttatttgaaGCCAATGCATAAAATCTTACCactatatattgttttattaatccATAATTAGCTTCCGATAGAATAAGGCAGATAGGAGGCCTATGCCTgtgcaaaataatattttttgtttgtaatcacAGTGGTTTCCttacattttacataaattaaccGACTTACAGCATCTGCAAAATGTTGccattctttttaattaaatgagtCTCTTGGAAACAAATAATGCGGCTTCGTTTCGTTATAAGCGATATTTGACGAGGTTATTGTATTTGCCATGTGTGTTGTTATTATCGTCATACACAGGTTAAGAACGTGAATGTATGACTCATGTAGTATGTACCCACGTCTTTTGCTTAATTATGGGTGAAATCTTCTACTATAGCCTACCTCAAAGTTGTTAtaagttattaattacttGTATAATAACTTTCTAGGTAtaagttacaataaataaacttccCTTATTTTTTGAGTTAGATTTAGTatgtaacttttaaaaatgtaggATTTCAATATCTCTGAAATCCTACTATTTTCAGTcctttgtatatatatacgaaTATTTTAGtcagattttttaatgaaatctaCAAAGCTCATTTTCTCTCTCTCATGGTAGCGGTGCTAATCCAGTTCATATTTCCAAAGCAATCTAGGCAAACTAACATACCTGCTTTCATTTCAGGAATCACAGGAGGCGAAAGTCTAATGAATACAAGAGAAAACatagtataaatattatttaccgCAATTTGTGCTTATTATAAAGGCTGTTTTTTAAGCacgctttttaaattatacgtATGCATAGCATATTTGCattttatactcgtatgtataaaaaatgtataagcgaagtattaaaaatataggtagtatatccattttaattaatttagaataaatataggtttgtcaattaaatcttaaaaataatgttaaattttcatgatTTCAACTAATGAACGGTAGATAACTAAAACCGCTGAaggtattgttttatttttaaattacccaccgattgatgatattgtgtactactatttttattgttttccttAGCTAAGTTTCACTGTTGCCCAGAACTTAccaatttaaatacattattagatttataagaataaatcttattacattttattgttaaatacgtgttgtattttattagCAAATTTTAtacgtaataaacaaaaatcaattgtaaatataagacaaaaatctacatattaatactataaatattacaacttACATTATTTGAGAATAACTTCTAAAAAGCTCTAACATACTTTCTTTTCAAGTCAAACCTTCTGTCATATGAAATCTCTCCCTCTTTTTTATGGCATGCATTAAAAgatcacaaatttatttatagcaaaattttataatctaaCAATGTCATCAATGATAACAACtttccttttatattttatttaataatcgacaaataacaattttatctcagaaaatataaaactacataCTAGCGACTTATTACTCTAGAAGAAGCACTAATGAAATACTGAATTTGTACTTTTGTAAAATAGCATGAATAATGAGTCGTAGCCAAGAGAAAACGTcgtttataacaaaattagtcTTTGAATTAACCATAGACTAATTATTATAAgagttaattaattatcacCAGTACGGaatatatcattaattttagaTTTACATTTACTTAAATCACTCTATAGCTCTTAGATAGCGTTGATAAGTAAATAGTATTAAACAATTCGTAATAACTTAATCCGTTGATCTTGTTCTGATGGCTAGTAAATGATATTACaaattagaaaattattaatacgtGCTGGTTGTTTCTAATACAATTGTTGGTTTAAGTTTCCTGCTTTTCAATTCTAAAtggtaaataaaagttattttacttTCACAGACAGACATTATTCAATTGTTCAATAGATAGCGCTGTCTATCCGCTCAATTTACtctttaggtatttattatattagtaataAATCACCTATATTTAAACCAATAAAACTGTGGTTTTATAGTAAAGAAAAAACCTAGGTCTATTGcccatgcagattgtaaaagtcggTCAAAGGAAAGGTTAATAAATATGaggttcttttaggcgatggactttctacctgtcactatttgattttctcttttcTCTGTCATCCTCGTAAAGtgatgtgattgtatgtatgtaaatattaatgaaatagaaataatttaatagaaagattatttttacagtttatattaaaaatacaaagacactttaaattttctcttaaataattatacttataagtTTATAGAAAGGgtacttataaattaattaaaatataacacaatCAACTACATTCTCATTACTTTATCAGTCATTGATCGATATAAAAGTGAATTCCCTAGATAATGTGT
It encodes:
- the LOC106133955 gene encoding calcitonin gene-related peptide type 1 receptor isoform X1, whose amino-acid sequence is MQNSTRILDLSTDPKLQLLNRLIKECFKENVTHNRLLTSKLPKDILEDVPPCPRTFDGFTCWDETPAATTVFQPCPEFVVGFDPRRFAYKICTENGTWFTHPEAASPWTNYTTCVDMEDLNFRNTVNNIYIAGYSVSVAALLLSIIIFVYFRTLQCTRIRIHIHLFTSFALNNVLWIVWYKAVVNRVNVVQNNEEWCQILHIITNYFMVTSYIWMFCEGLHLHIALVVVFVKDEVAMRWFVCLGWGLSLIIVAVYAIVRYNTPGATERCWMDQSDAFWIITVPVVISLVASFVFLINVVRVLLTKLHPAPNHHTSLAARKATRAALILIPLFGLHFILIPLRPSPDTPGEKTYQVVSALLTSLQGLCVAVLFCFTNHDVMIATRTLLTRILRTNDAIALTGITGGESLMNTRENIV